In Terriglobus aquaticus, the genomic window CTGCCGCATCGCTCACCCCACAACAATTGGAAGCGTTGCTGGCTGGCAGCGGTAAGAGTGAGGTCGCCGCGGCGGAGGCGAAGCCGGATAGACCGGCGGGAGCGGAGCATCCCTCGGCAGGCCTGTCCCTGCGCAAGGTGCCCACAGAACCGGGCGAGCCCTTGCGCCTGGAGATTGAAGCCTTCCTGAGCGCGGTTCGCACCCGCGAGACGCCTCGCGTCAGCGGCGCCGCCGCACGCGATGCGCTGGCGTTGGCCCTCGCCATCCAGGACAGCATTCGCGATCATCGCTCTCGCAGCGGCCTGGTCTAACCAAGCTCCGCGTCACGAAGAACGCCTTGCGCTGCATGCGGCGGCAGCGTCGGTGCGGAAACTTGGCGCATGCCGCAAAGCATCTTCTAGAATGGAAGCAGTCGGGGCGTAGCGCAGCCTGGTAGCGCATCTGCTTTGGGAGCAGAGGGTCGGGGGTTCGAATCCCTCCGCCCCGACCATTACTCTCCACGTCTTAAGGCTGGGCAGCAGTTTTCCGCGCTTGCAGAAGCCAAGCTTCTCGCGCTGGTCCCACTTGCTGACCGGGAACAACCGGTCTCGCGCATAACGAGGATGGCTACTGAGGCATTCGCGCGCCGCGGCGTTGCAGGATGCGGTAGGCATAGGGCTGCTCGGGCCGGCTCCACAGCCGAAGTGGCTGCACCGGGTGGCGCTCCAGAAGCACGTCGTACTCCGCCAGTGTGTTCTGCATCCACGGCCAGCCGGTGTACTTGTCAAAGGTTCGCGCGCCCGTGAAGCAGTTGCTGTCCGTGAGCACAACGATCTGCGGTGGGCGCTCAGTCCACTCCTGTTGCAGCAGTGCGCGCTGTTGCTGCACGACAGGCTTGCTGCCGTCCAGCAGGTAGCAGTCGTAGAGGAAGCCAGTGGTTTGCGTCAGCCGCGCTTCGTACATGGCTCCAATGCATGGGCCCGCCGTGTCCAGGCACTGCACTCGCCGGTCGAAGGGCGTAGCGCCGCGTGCGACCAAGTCGTGTCGCAGATCCGCATAAGGGTCCGCGTGGCTGAAGTGCGAGCTCCGCATCAGAAACACCGCCATCAAAACGATGGCACAGCCCAGCGCAGCCAGAGTCGCCGTGACTGAGAGGCGAGGCCGCACCGTTGACTGAGAACCTTGATTCGGTGCGATGTCCAAGTCCTGCAGCACCGCCCAAAGCCTCGATCCGCACAATAAGGACACCCAGAGCAGAAACGGGTAGCGCTGATAGGGAAAACCCTTGCCCTGGATCGCGTACGAGACCAGCCCGGCCGCCGCACCTAGCGCGAATAGCGTGTCCGTGGGCATCCACCATATGCGTGCCCGAGTGCATGCTGCCAATGCTGCAAGCAGCAGGAACGGCAGCACCGGCGACCACATGTGCCCCAGCAGAAACCCGATTGAGCGGCGCTCCAGACTGGCGTGGTAGGCGATCAATCCGCTGAGGTCGTGCAGAAACGCGCCTGTCGCTCCGAAGTGGTGCAGGTACGCCGCGCACAGCAGCACAGGCACACAGCCGCCTAGAATCGCGGCCGCAACCACGGCAACGGATCGCCTTGCCGCAACCCCCTTCCGCCCGGAAACGCAGAGCCAAACCAGCACAGCAATCGGGAACAGGATAGCCGGCGGCTTGATGCACGCCGCCGCCGTGCTCAGCGCGCCAAAGAGGCCTGCTATCCCAAACTGCCGAAGCTGCGGCCGCGTCTCCGGCGAGGTGGACGCGTCGCAGAACCCGCCGCCCAGCAGAGCGCAACCGGCCGCAACCTGCAACACCGTTACCAGCAAGTCGCGCTGGCCGGCCATATGAATGCCATCCTGCAGATGGACCGTGGCGAACAGCGCGCCCGCGAACAGGCCTGCGGCAGAGCCACGGCTACGCAGCATGTGCCAACTGCATGCCACCGCAGCCAGCACCAGAAATCCGTCATACAGCCGCCAGCCTGCAGCGCCAGCGCCGAACACCGTCATCGCGGCCTGCTCGCTGATGTAGGTCAGCGGCAGGTTCATCTCTGCCACATCACGGTACGGTGCGAAGCCGTGTCCTGTGAGCCACACCACGTAGTGCATCAGCACCGAATCGCCCACCAGCGGCCAGTGGCTCCCAATCGCAAACGTGGCCAGCAGCGAGACAAGGCTGACCGCAGCCAGCCCTGTTTCGATCAAGCGTCGCCTCATCCGTTCCACGATACCGGGTTCGACTCGCGGCGCGGACGCACCGGGGTCATCAGATTGCCGCGATCCCCGCCTTGACCAGGATGAAGAGGAGCCATACGCCGAAGACCATGGCGAGGCTGCTCGACCTCTTCACGCGCGCGACGATCGCGCCACCCAGCCCCAGCAGAAAAGCCTGCCAAATGCTGAACACGTCGATAGAAGAGAGCAGCGACTTCAGAAACGGCCCGGTGCCTGTAGGCAGGTAGTACCCGATGTTGGTACCTGCCATGTTGTTGATGTTGAAATTTTCCGGGTCGCCTGCAAACAGCGTCGCGATGATGATGGCGTAGAACAGCAGCGCTGGCAGGGCGGCATACATTGCGACCGCGAACATTCCCGGATAGGTTGAGCTGCCGCCCAGGATGAAGTTGCAGCCCACCCAGATCAGCAGCGCCAGGAAGGCCGGGAAGATCAGGAACGAGATCGGGCCTGAAAACAGGCCTACCCGCATGAAGGTGCTGGTCATCTTCATCGCTCCGACGCGCTGGTCGGCTGGCATGTTCTCAAACTTCGCTGCCTGCGATGAGTTGTTTCGAATAGCGTTTTCCGCCAGCGTGTCTGGTCCCACGCGCTTCTGCACGGCTGCGCCGAATACGAGGCTGCAAAGCACAAGCAGGATGTACGGCAGCCACCACGAACGGTTTCGACGGATGTCCGCAAAGGTGCGGGACGGCGCGAAAAAAGTGTCGATCACGCGTTGCCCCTGGCTGAGCGGCGGCACCGAGTCATACTCATCCTGCCGCGGTGGGATCACACCAGGGCCGTACGTGAGAGGGGGAACAGCGGCGGTTGCGACAGGTTCAGGCGAGGACACAAACTGCGGATCGGACATACACGTTCTCCGTCGTTTCCGGATGGATCTTGGTGGATGCACCGGATTGTAGCGCGGCGCACATCGCGCGGTGAGAACATAAAGACACCCATGGATTTTGAGCATCCTGAATCGCACGACAAACGCCTGCTCTGGTACGCGCTGGGCTCGTTCCTGCTGGTTAACGTCGGCATCTGGGCGGTGTACCACTTGCTCCATCTGGGCAGTCCCGCCAACATGAAGGGCGACTGGATCAGCTTCGTGCACGTGCGGCAATGGACTGATTCGTGGCTGCCCATGCTTAAGTCGCTGGACTACTTTCACGACCATCCGAACGAGCCCATCTACTACGCCAAGCTGTACGACACGCTGATCTATCCCCTGCCGTCGCTGCTGCCCATGGTGCTGCTGCGCAAGATCGGCCTGCAGCCGCATGAACTCCGCATCCTCGCGGTGCTGAGCTGGCTGGCGTGCTGGGGCGTACTCGGGTTCTCGCTCCTGCTGGCGCGCGTGGAGCTGCGCCGTCGCGGAGGTTCGCTCTCGTTCGCTTCGGTGCTTGCAGTTGCGGTGATCTGGGCTGGGTTTTACCCACTGTTCAAGGGGTATGCGCTGGGCAATGCAAGCACCTTTCTGTCGTGCGCCTTTGCCGCGCTGCTGTGGGCCTGGGCGCGCGGATCGGAACGCGCAGCGGGCGTGCTGATCGCCGCGATGACGATGGTGAAGCCGCAGTTCGTTCTGCTGGTGGTGTGGATGGCTCTGCGGAAAAAGTGGGGAGCGCTGGCAAGCTGCCTGATCTTCGCCGGTGTGCTCTTTGCCATTTCGTTCGCGTACTTCGGCGCGCACAACAACCTGGACTACATCGGCATCCTCGCTTCGCTGAGTCACAAGGCGCAGTCGCACTTCGCCAACCAGAGCATGTTTGGCACGCTGAACCGCATGACCTTCCACGGCGAGAACCTGCCGTACCATCCGTTCGTCTACTCGCCCAACATTCCGTGGATCTATCGCGCCACGGTACTCACTTCCCTGCTGCTGACCGCGCTTGGCCTGTTCTTTCCGTGGGGCAAGTTGCGTGGATCAGCGGGTGACCTGGGCGCGATGACAATCCTCAGCGTCGCCGCCTCGCCCATGGCCTGGGAACACCACTACGGCGTCGTCTTCGCCGTGCTGGCCTGGGCATGGTTCGCGTATGGAGCGTGGCAGGTGCGGCGGCCGTGGCTGCTGGCACTCGCGGCGTTCCTCACCTGCAATGCGCTCAGCCCGATTCACCAGTTCCTGTCCGCAAAGGTGGGCTGGAACGTGCTGCAGTCATACCTGTACTTCGGCGCACTGCTTCTGGTCTTTCTGCTGATGCGGCTGGCCCGCAGCGAAACGCGCGGCGAGCCCGTGCGGATGTAGGCTTGCAGGCATGGCTTACCCCATCCAGCCACCCGTGCTGCCCATGCTCGCCAAGCGCATCGACGCGATTCCGACCGCGCCCGGCTTCCAGTTTGAGCCGAAGTGGGATGGCTTTCGCACGATCATCTTTCG contains:
- a CDS encoding Yip1 family protein gives rise to the protein MSDPQFVSSPEPVATAAVPPLTYGPGVIPPRQDEYDSVPPLSQGQRVIDTFFAPSRTFADIRRNRSWWLPYILLVLCSLVFGAAVQKRVGPDTLAENAIRNNSSQAAKFENMPADQRVGAMKMTSTFMRVGLFSGPISFLIFPAFLALLIWVGCNFILGGSSTYPGMFAVAMYAALPALLFYAIIIATLFAGDPENFNINNMAGTNIGYYLPTGTGPFLKSLLSSIDVFSIWQAFLLGLGGAIVARVKRSSSLAMVFGVWLLFILVKAGIAAI
- a CDS encoding glycosyltransferase family 87 protein; the encoded protein is MDFEHPESHDKRLLWYALGSFLLVNVGIWAVYHLLHLGSPANMKGDWISFVHVRQWTDSWLPMLKSLDYFHDHPNEPIYYAKLYDTLIYPLPSLLPMVLLRKIGLQPHELRILAVLSWLACWGVLGFSLLLARVELRRRGGSLSFASVLAVAVIWAGFYPLFKGYALGNASTFLSCAFAALLWAWARGSERAAGVLIAAMTMVKPQFVLLVVWMALRKKWGALASCLIFAGVLFAISFAYFGAHNNLDYIGILASLSHKAQSHFANQSMFGTLNRMTFHGENLPYHPFVYSPNIPWIYRATVLTSLLLTALGLFFPWGKLRGSAGDLGAMTILSVAASPMAWEHHYGVVFAVLAWAWFAYGAWQVRRPWLLALAAFLTCNALSPIHQFLSAKVGWNVLQSYLYFGALLLVFLLMRLARSETRGEPVRM